The following coding sequences are from one Nitrospirota bacterium window:
- the ccsB gene encoding c-type cytochrome biogenesis protein CcsB, protein MNSSFLFGLSTMAYIFAMMIYITYLAFRKSSVGIFATIITVIGFVSQTFAIFLRWKEFADLSGLGLIRSAPLTNLYESLIFFVWCLILGYLIIEFKFKNRSFGAFITPIAGLALAFIDLTGVTKEIQPLVPALKSNWLLAHVTMSFLSYAAFALSFSTSIMYLIFTTEKGKDLSYVFWTITFGCFVVILIAMGIDFLTFKVAVKPDIFIKSYLFKSSFMNPSGIIKIISWIVTIAVLFLVWKYGYILKTAIMKFNISSEILDEITYKSIAVGFPIFTLGGLIFGAVWADQAWGRYWSWDPKETWSLITWFIYAFYLHGRMIRGWRGKKIAIVAVIGFTAVMFTYLGVNLLLSGLHAYGSK, encoded by the coding sequence ATGAACAGTTCTTTTTTATTTGGTCTATCAACAATGGCTTATATTTTTGCAATGATGATATATATAACTTATCTTGCTTTCAGAAAGAGTTCTGTTGGAATTTTTGCAACAATAATAACTGTTATTGGCTTTGTCTCCCAGACCTTTGCTATTTTTCTTAGATGGAAAGAATTTGCTGATCTCAGCGGGTTAGGTCTTATACGTTCTGCACCTCTTACAAATCTATATGAATCGCTCATATTTTTTGTATGGTGCCTGATACTAGGATATCTGATTATTGAATTCAAATTCAAAAACCGTTCATTCGGCGCATTTATAACTCCTATTGCTGGTCTTGCACTGGCATTCATCGATCTCACCGGTGTTACAAAGGAAATTCAACCTCTTGTCCCTGCATTGAAAAGCAACTGGTTGTTAGCTCATGTAACGATGAGTTTTCTTTCATATGCTGCATTTGCTTTATCATTTAGTACAAGCATTATGTATCTGATTTTCACAACTGAAAAAGGGAAAGATTTATCGTATGTATTCTGGACAATAACATTCGGATGTTTTGTTGTAATCCTTATTGCAATGGGCATTGATTTTCTCACTTTTAAAGTTGCGGTAAAGCCGGATATCTTCATTAAAAGTTATCTGTTTAAATCTTCATTTATGAATCCATCGGGTATTATTAAAATAATCAGCTGGATTGTAACAATTGCCGTTCTTTTTCTTGTGTGGAAATATGGCTATATCCTGAAAACAGCTATCATGAAATTCAATATAAGTTCTGAAATACTTGATGAAATAACATATAAGAGTATTGCTGTAGGATTTCCAATCTTTACTCTCGGAGGACTTATTTTTGGTGCTGTATGGGCAGATCAGGCATGGGGTAGATACTGGAGCTGGGATCCAAAAGAAACCTGGTCACTGATAACATGGTTTATATATGCATTCTATTTACACGGCAGGATGATAAGGGGATGGAGGGGTAAAAAAATAGCGATTGTTGCAGTTATCGGTTTCACTGCAGTGATGTTCACATATCTCGGAGTTAATTTACTCCTTTCTGGACTTCATGCATATGGCTCAAAATAG
- the htpX gene encoding zinc metalloprotease HtpX, which translates to MNNIKTMVLLVALTLILVWAGGALGGKQGMTIALIFAIGMNFFAYWFSDKIVLKMYGAKEVTESEAPELFAMVRRLAQKAEIPMPRVYIIDADQPNAFATGRNPKHAAVAVTTGIMRILTNEELQGVIGHELAHVKHRDILISTIAATIAGAISYLAQMAQWAMIFGGHRGDDDEGGNPIAAIIMMIVGPIAAMIVQMAISRSREYAADAGGAKIVGNPRYLAGALKKLHMASQKIHMQANPATSHMFIVNPLSGGGLLKLFSTHPPIEERIARLNSMSL; encoded by the coding sequence ATGAATAACATAAAAACAATGGTTCTTCTTGTAGCGTTAACTCTCATCCTTGTATGGGCTGGGGGTGCGCTTGGCGGCAAGCAGGGAATGACCATAGCTCTGATCTTTGCTATTGGAATGAACTTTTTTGCATACTGGTTCAGTGACAAAATAGTATTGAAAATGTATGGAGCAAAAGAAGTAACAGAGTCAGAAGCTCCTGAGCTTTTCGCAATGGTAAGAAGACTTGCTCAGAAAGCAGAAATACCCATGCCCAGAGTCTATATTATTGATGCAGACCAGCCAAATGCATTTGCAACTGGAAGAAACCCGAAACATGCTGCTGTTGCAGTAACAACGGGTATTATGCGTATTTTGACAAATGAAGAACTTCAGGGAGTAATAGGGCATGAACTTGCACACGTAAAACATCGTGATATTCTTATCAGCACAATAGCTGCAACTATTGCAGGAGCAATAAGTTATCTTGCACAAATGGCACAATGGGCAATGATCTTCGGTGGTCATAGGGGAGATGATGACGAAGGTGGAAATCCGATTGCCGCTATTATTATGATGATTGTTGGTCCTATAGCAGCAATGATTGTTCAGATGGCTATCTCGAGATCAAGGGAGTATGCAGCAGATGCAGGTGGTGCAAAGATTGTAGGTAATCCAAGATATCTTGCAGGTGCACTCAAAAAACTTCATATGGCATCTCAGAAAATACATATGCAGGCAAATCCAGCAACATCCCATATGTTTATTGTTAATCCATTATCAGGAGGTGGTCTGTTAAAACTTTTCAGTACACATCCTCCTATTGAGGAACGTATAGCAAGACTAAATTCTATGAGCCTTTAA
- a CDS encoding NAD(P)-dependent oxidoreductase, whose protein sequence is MKALVTGATGFIGSHLCEELIKRGYKVTCLSRKTSNLKWIENLNINVVNGDCTISESLINIVSNFDYVFHIAGLTKSITSNDFYNINTKGTENLLKATVKRNPNIQRFIYLSSLAAVGPSKNGNPVNEYSHPSPVSDYGKSKLEGEKAVLKYKDIIPVTIIRPPAVYGPRDKDMLLIFKMIKKGFFFDLGKCYYSLLYVEDLVRGIISCAENKQADGKIYFISDDKAYSGEEIAIYISSALNVKPRHLKVPKFFMPFFAFMNERINKYGIINRDRIKDFRYSHWICDAKLVREEINFIPEVTIKEGIKWTADWYRIHRWL, encoded by the coding sequence ATGAAAGCTCTGGTGACAGGAGCTACAGGATTTATTGGTAGCCATCTTTGTGAGGAACTTATTAAGAGAGGCTATAAGGTTACGTGTCTCTCAAGAAAAACATCTAACTTAAAATGGATAGAAAACCTTAACATAAATGTTGTTAACGGTGATTGCACAATATCAGAATCTTTAATTAATATAGTTTCAAATTTTGATTATGTTTTCCATATTGCAGGACTTACGAAATCTATAACAAGTAATGATTTTTATAACATAAATACAAAAGGCACGGAAAATCTATTAAAAGCCACTGTCAAAAGAAATCCGAATATACAAAGGTTTATCTATCTTAGCAGTCTTGCTGCTGTGGGGCCCAGTAAAAATGGAAACCCTGTAAACGAATATTCGCATCCGTCACCTGTATCTGATTACGGGAAAAGCAAACTCGAAGGTGAAAAAGCTGTTTTGAAATATAAAGATATAATACCGGTAACTATAATAAGGCCTCCCGCTGTTTATGGCCCAAGAGATAAAGATATGCTGTTAATATTCAAGATGATCAAAAAGGGTTTTTTCTTTGATCTCGGGAAATGTTATTATTCACTATTATACGTAGAAGACCTCGTTCGTGGCATTATATCATGTGCTGAAAACAAGCAAGCTGATGGGAAGATATATTTTATATCAGATGATAAAGCATATAGTGGCGAGGAAATAGCCATATATATATCATCTGCATTAAATGTAAAGCCACGTCATTTAAAGGTTCCGAAATTTTTTATGCCCTTTTTCGCATTTATGAATGAAAGAATAAATAAATATGGTATCATCAATAGAGACAGGATAAAGGATTTCAGATATTCACATTGGATTTGTGATGCAAAACTGGTACGTGAAGAAATAAATTTCATACCAGAAGTCACAATTAAGGAAGGTATAAAATGGACAGCAGACTGGTACAGAATTCACAGATGGCTATAA
- a CDS encoding pyridoxal phosphate-dependent aminotransferase family protein: MDSRLVQNSQMAIKKSSDIFDKCYRFDKAKFFIAQGLYPYFRVIESAQDPEIIMNGRRMIMVGSNNYLGLTNHPKVKEAAIEAIKKYGTGCAGSRFLNGTLDIHVKLEEKLARFMRKEAALVFSTGFQVNLGVISSLVSKEDVVLIDKMDHASIIDGCRLSFGDIRKFKHNDILDLERVLKEYDEKGKLIVVDGVFSMEGDIVKLPEILQLAKKYSARLMVDDAHGIGVLGNTGRGTAEHFNLENEVDIIMGTYSKSLASIGGFIAGDEDIIHYVKHHARSLIFSASPPPASVASVSAALDIIENEPERRENLWKNTRKMLQGFKDLGFEIGPSQTPIIPIIVGEDEKAFSMAMMLQDEGVFANVAVTPAVPFGKSLIRTSYMATHTDEHLDIVLSAFKKVGKTLGII; this comes from the coding sequence ATGGACAGCAGACTGGTACAGAATTCACAGATGGCTATAAAAAAATCATCAGATATATTTGATAAGTGTTACCGTTTTGATAAGGCAAAGTTTTTTATAGCTCAAGGATTATATCCATATTTCAGGGTCATAGAGAGTGCACAGGATCCTGAGATTATAATGAATGGCCGCAGAATGATTATGGTTGGTTCAAATAATTATCTTGGACTTACAAACCATCCAAAAGTTAAAGAGGCAGCAATAGAAGCTATCAAAAAGTATGGTACAGGTTGTGCAGGTTCAAGGTTTCTTAATGGCACTCTTGATATACATGTGAAACTCGAGGAAAAACTTGCACGCTTCATGAGAAAAGAAGCAGCTTTAGTCTTCTCTACTGGATTTCAGGTAAACTTAGGGGTAATATCTTCACTCGTGAGTAAAGAGGATGTTGTATTAATAGATAAGATGGATCATGCAAGCATAATCGATGGGTGCAGACTTTCCTTCGGCGATATAAGAAAATTTAAGCATAATGACATTTTAGATCTTGAAAGAGTTTTAAAGGAATATGATGAAAAAGGAAAACTCATAGTAGTTGATGGGGTTTTCAGTATGGAGGGAGATATTGTTAAACTTCCAGAAATTTTACAGCTCGCAAAAAAATATAGTGCACGCTTGATGGTTGATGATGCACATGGCATTGGAGTACTTGGGAACACAGGGCGTGGGACGGCAGAACATTTTAATCTTGAAAATGAAGTAGATATAATAATGGGTACTTACAGCAAATCCCTTGCTTCTATTGGTGGATTCATTGCGGGGGATGAAGATATTATACACTATGTTAAACATCATGCTCGTTCTCTTATCTTCAGTGCAAGTCCACCTCCTGCGTCAGTAGCTTCTGTTAGTGCAGCTTTAGATATTATTGAGAATGAACCGGAAAGAAGAGAAAATCTCTGGAAAAATACAAGAAAAATGTTACAGGGGTTCAAAGATCTTGGTTTTGAAATTGGACCCAGTCAAACCCCGATAATCCCTATTATAGTTGGTGAAGATGAAAAGGCATTTTCAATGGCAATGATGCTTCAGGATGAAGGTGTCTTTGCAAATGTTGCTGTAACACCAGCAGTCCCTTTTGGAAAGTCTTTGATAAGAACAAGCTATATGGCAACCCATACGGATGAACACCTTGATATTGTACTTTCAGCGTTTAAAAAAGTAGGCAAGACGCTGGGAATAATATAA
- a CDS encoding N-acetyltransferase has protein sequence MIAEGIRIIEVKTQKELDDFIKFPYFLYSDNLFYIPPLIREMKKKFCRTKNPFFKHADVRFFLAFKNGKTAGRITSIINYKHIEFHNEKAGFFGFFESINDQKVAFALFDTVSESLKNAGMKIMRGPMSFSTNDECGLLIEGFETYPMIMTSYNPTYYREIIETYGMEKAKDLFSYIIDIPDKLPEKIERAAEIATKRGIHVRPINIKKFDEDMEKFRTVYNSAWEKNWGFIPLTDEELTYLGNDLKPLLVPDITLIAEKGNEPVGFMGILPDYNFVLKQMKGRFNLISIMKGIYYSKKIKDLRLLLLGIRTEFRQKGVDALLFREGFKGAKKRGYKRAEFSWILEDNIPVQKLVEMIKGRLYKKYRIYEKIL, from the coding sequence ATGATTGCTGAAGGTATAAGAATAATCGAGGTTAAAACCCAAAAAGAACTCGATGATTTCATAAAATTTCCATATTTTCTTTATTCTGATAATTTATTTTACATCCCACCTCTAATAAGAGAAATGAAAAAAAAGTTTTGCCGCACAAAAAACCCTTTTTTTAAGCATGCAGATGTGAGATTCTTTCTTGCTTTTAAAAATGGTAAGACCGCAGGAAGAATAACTTCAATTATTAATTATAAACATATCGAATTTCATAATGAAAAAGCAGGGTTCTTTGGTTTTTTTGAATCGATAAATGATCAAAAAGTTGCCTTTGCCCTTTTCGATACTGTGTCTGAATCACTAAAAAATGCCGGGATGAAAATCATGCGGGGGCCAATGAGCTTTTCAACAAACGATGAGTGCGGTCTTCTAATAGAAGGTTTTGAAACTTATCCTATGATTATGACTTCTTATAATCCCACCTATTATCGCGAAATTATAGAAACATACGGAATGGAAAAAGCAAAAGATCTTTTCAGTTATATAATTGATATTCCTGACAAACTACCCGAAAAAATAGAAAGGGCTGCTGAAATAGCTACAAAACGTGGGATACATGTCAGACCGATAAATATAAAGAAGTTTGATGAGGACATGGAAAAATTCAGAACTGTATATAATTCTGCATGGGAAAAGAACTGGGGTTTTATCCCTTTGACAGATGAGGAACTTACATATCTCGGGAATGATTTGAAACCGTTATTGGTGCCCGATATTACACTTATTGCTGAAAAAGGTAATGAGCCTGTTGGATTTATGGGAATATTACCGGATTATAACTTTGTCCTAAAACAGATGAAAGGCAGATTCAACCTTATTAGTATAATGAAGGGTATATATTATTCTAAAAAGATTAAGGATCTAAGACTTTTACTTCTCGGCATAAGAACTGAATTCAGGCAGAAGGGTGTTGATGCCCTCTTATTCAGAGAAGGATTTAAAGGAGCAAAAAAAAGAGGTTATAAGAGGGCAGAATTTTCATGGATACTTGAAGATAATATTCCTGTTCAGAAGCTTGTTGAAATGATAAAAGGAAGATTGTATAAAAAATATAGAATTTATGAAAAAATACTTTAG
- a CDS encoding diguanylate cyclase, whose amino-acid sequence MVKYKSSKNILDKKNSRDRIRRLEIEAAKEIVDEMFSILDGIDGIVYISDIENYNILRVNKYIKDHYGNDIIGKKCFEVFQDGQNKPCEFCTNNRILINGKPAPPVTWCFQNKKTGRWYHCIDKAILWPDKRYVRMEIAIDITELKNSELALRESEIFHKMIFESINDPFNIIDNNYRIVKANESYARLRGKSIEQLIGNLCYKVLYQRNTICDNCAVKETFDTGKPQTKEKKINFPPEMNIWLEIYTYPIIKGGKISHVIEYTRDVTNRKMIEAERDFMLDKLQHLSRTDDLTGLLNRRALIEKLEEEINRAKRYGSKLSLIIIDVDYFKGINDTYGHDVGDRILREVSLLMRESLRNIDVIGRYGGDEFFIILPETSMEAAMEIAERIRLMVKNYPFKINIKREVRVTLSLGIAEYNPESEDIESFIKRSDNALYVAKGEGRDRVYVIEDYRSNSMP is encoded by the coding sequence GTGGTTAAATATAAAAGTTCAAAAAATATATTAGATAAGAAAAATTCAAGAGATAGGATTAGAAGGCTAGAAATCGAAGCTGCGAAGGAGATAGTGGATGAAATGTTTTCAATCTTGGATGGAATTGACGGGATAGTATATATTTCTGATATTGAGAATTATAATATCCTGCGTGTCAATAAATATATAAAAGATCATTATGGTAATGATATTATAGGTAAAAAATGCTTTGAAGTATTTCAAGATGGACAAAATAAGCCTTGTGAATTTTGTACAAACAATCGTATACTCATAAATGGCAAACCAGCACCACCAGTTACCTGGTGTTTTCAGAATAAGAAAACAGGGCGATGGTATCATTGCATTGACAAGGCAATTCTTTGGCCTGATAAGCGCTATGTTCGAATGGAAATTGCGATTGACATAACAGAGCTTAAAAATTCTGAATTAGCTCTACGTGAATCTGAAATATTTCACAAGATGATATTTGAAAGCATTAATGATCCGTTTAATATTATTGATAATAATTATCGAATAGTTAAGGCAAACGAATCATATGCCCGGCTTAGAGGAAAAAGTATTGAACAGTTGATAGGGAATTTGTGTTACAAGGTTCTATATCAAAGAAATACAATTTGTGATAATTGTGCAGTTAAGGAAACTTTTGATACAGGCAAACCTCAGACAAAAGAAAAAAAGATAAATTTTCCTCCAGAAATGAATATCTGGTTAGAGATTTATACATATCCTATTATTAAAGGTGGAAAAATATCTCATGTCATTGAATATACAAGGGATGTTACAAATCGTAAAATGATCGAAGCTGAAAGAGATTTTATGTTAGATAAATTGCAACACCTTTCACGTACAGATGATCTGACAGGACTTCTTAATAGAAGGGCTCTTATAGAAAAATTAGAAGAGGAGATTAACAGGGCTAAAAGATATGGTTCTAAGTTGTCTTTGATAATAATTGATGTTGATTATTTTAAAGGAATCAATGATACTTATGGACATGATGTTGGAGATAGAATACTAAGAGAAGTTTCTTTATTGATGAGAGAATCACTACGTAATATCGATGTAATCGGTAGATATGGAGGAGATGAATTTTTTATAATTCTGCCAGAGACCTCAATGGAAGCAGCAATGGAGATTGCAGAAAGGATTCGTTTAATGGTAAAAAATTATCCATTTAAAATAAATATAAAAAGAGAAGTTAGAGTTACGCTCAGTCTCGGTATTGCTGAATATAATCCAGAAAGTGAGGATATAGAAAGTTTTATTAAAAGATCAGATAATGCTTTATATGTTGCAAAAGGGGAGGGAAGAGATAGGGTATATGTTATAGAAGATTATAGGTCAAATTCTATGCCATGA
- a CDS encoding peptidyl-prolyl cis-trans isomerase: MAMKKLLLVVYCLMFTLLLGCASMKTGDDLVLAIVDGEPMTEEDLKYVLTISHRREDLSSAGSIDLKNYIQKLIDDELIIQEARKSGMDKLPEIKQAIDAYILRESVVRLHDEEIVRKVSVTEEEIKEYYKCNYERFTIGYIETDSEEKAKEALGQLKNNVDFKQIAVAYSLHSSQEKGGEIILLKGTLNPLLKNVIVNLKPGEISDVINNKDKYYIVKLIERKAAPEDEFKKLQKSIEKEIRKKKEKELSDKYLQYLREKMKVKINRELLAEIKEITEKEEKDSSLIDKEVLVEINGEKVLSVEEFMKLIKSSRIKSTDDLLNSWIERKLIDIEALSRHYEKGKDLQRMIHRYENQLLKKTFTERVIKPQITITEVDLEEYYQNNQTEFLSPAKYRIQQITVKTIEEATEVEKNLRNGADFSWIAKRKSIDSESSKGGEAGWFTKRELSEPLRNIVENLNTGELSPVIQANSQYKIIKILEKQEEAIEEFEKVKNDVSKAVYDKKFKEIVEKYVNQLKKDAEILVYEDVIKSLEVKLQR, encoded by the coding sequence ATGGCGATGAAAAAATTATTGCTTGTAGTTTATTGCTTAATGTTCACTCTCCTGCTTGGTTGTGCGTCAATGAAAACAGGAGATGATCTGGTTCTGGCAATTGTAGATGGTGAACCTATGACTGAGGAAGATTTAAAATATGTGTTGACAATATCACATAGAAGAGAAGATCTATCATCAGCTGGCTCGATAGATTTAAAAAATTACATTCAGAAACTGATAGATGATGAATTGATAATTCAGGAAGCACGAAAATCGGGTATGGATAAACTTCCTGAAATTAAACAGGCTATTGATGCTTATATACTCAGGGAATCTGTGGTAAGACTTCATGATGAAGAAATTGTTAGAAAGGTTTCTGTGACAGAAGAGGAAATTAAGGAATATTACAAGTGTAATTATGAACGTTTCACCATAGGTTATATAGAAACTGATTCGGAAGAAAAGGCAAAAGAGGCTTTAGGGCAGTTAAAAAATAACGTAGATTTTAAGCAGATAGCAGTGGCATATTCCTTGCATTCTTCACAAGAGAAAGGAGGCGAGATTATCTTACTAAAAGGGACGCTGAATCCGTTATTAAAAAATGTAATAGTAAATCTAAAACCAGGAGAAATCAGCGACGTTATAAACAATAAAGACAAATATTATATTGTCAAACTTATTGAGAGAAAAGCAGCACCAGAGGACGAATTCAAAAAATTACAAAAAAGTATAGAAAAAGAGATCAGAAAGAAAAAGGAGAAAGAACTAAGTGATAAATACCTTCAATATCTACGTGAAAAAATGAAGGTGAAGATAAATCGTGAACTTTTAGCAGAGATTAAAGAGATTACTGAAAAAGAGGAAAAGGATTCATCATTAATAGATAAAGAAGTGTTAGTAGAAATCAATGGAGAAAAAGTTTTATCTGTAGAAGAATTTATGAAGTTAATTAAGTCGTCTCGAATTAAATCAACTGATGATTTATTGAATAGCTGGATTGAGAGAAAACTAATAGATATTGAAGCCTTAAGCAGACACTATGAAAAAGGTAAAGACCTTCAGCGAATGATTCATCGTTATGAAAACCAGCTCCTTAAAAAAACTTTTACTGAAAGAGTTATCAAACCACAGATTACTATTACTGAAGTTGATTTGGAAGAATATTATCAAAATAATCAAACAGAATTTCTCAGCCCTGCTAAATATAGGATTCAGCAGATTACAGTAAAAACGATTGAAGAAGCAACAGAGGTAGAAAAAAATCTTCGTAATGGAGCAGACTTTTCATGGATAGCAAAAAGAAAATCTATAGACTCAGAATCTTCAAAGGGTGGAGAAGCAGGTTGGTTTACAAAAAGAGAATTATCTGAACCTCTAAGAAATATTGTAGAGAACTTAAATACTGGAGAGCTAAGCCCGGTAATCCAAGCAAATTCTCAATATAAAATAATAAAAATTCTGGAAAAGCAAGAAGAAGCAATTGAAGAATTCGAAAAAGTAAAAAATGATGTTTCCAAAGCAGTTTATGATAAGAAATTTAAAGAAATTGTTGAAAAATATGTGAATCAACTGAAGAAAGATGCTGAGATATTGGTATATGAAGATGTTATCAAATCACTTGAAGTGAAACTACAAAGATGA
- a CDS encoding DUF799 family lipoprotein, which produces MQILVRRAKSKTLIAMCFLLIFISGCGTEKYYLRTEADIKNIKKIVVLPFENFTSDEHAGEKVRRIVITELISQEMDVVEPGEISKLFRELKIKYISSIQGSQLQEIGKTLGADAVIIGVVENFGISDGISVKYPEVTIILRMIETSTGSVIWSIRQTSGGPDFWTRHFGSEGPSLSETAKKVVKEAIGTLF; this is translated from the coding sequence GTGCAGATTCTGGTAAGAAGAGCGAAGAGTAAAACACTAATAGCTATGTGTTTTTTGCTGATTTTTATAAGTGGTTGTGGGACAGAGAAGTATTATCTAAGAACAGAAGCTGATATTAAAAATATCAAAAAGATAGTTGTTTTACCATTTGAAAACTTTACATCTGATGAGCATGCAGGAGAAAAAGTTAGAAGGATTGTTATAACAGAACTAATTTCACAAGAAATGGATGTAGTGGAGCCTGGTGAAATAAGTAAACTTTTTCGTGAATTAAAAATTAAATACATTAGTTCAATACAGGGTTCGCAGTTGCAAGAGATTGGAAAGACGCTCGGGGCTGATGCTGTAATTATTGGTGTCGTCGAGAATTTCGGAATAAGCGATGGAATTTCAGTTAAATATCCCGAGGTAACTATAATTCTTAGAATGATTGAAACTTCAACGGGTTCTGTAATCTGGTCAATAAGACAAACATCAGGGGGTCCTGATTTCTGGACAAGGCATTTCGGATCTGAGGGCCCTTCTCTGAGTGAAACTGCAAAAAAGGTTGTGAAAGAGGCAATTGGAACATTATTTTAA